In Nitrospira sp., one genomic interval encodes:
- a CDS encoding glycosyl transferase — protein sequence MSDFLQNGVVTVLHRLGRPNVDQLEAELTRHAQINPIALVLPALYSELEGPALGGIVQQLGRIGYLNEIVVALGRASALEFRRAKDYFKCLPQHVRLVWVDGPRMQETLRDLTSLGIDVGLPGKGQSCWLAFGYVLARGRSNVIALHDADIVSYQREYLARLCYPVANPNLGYEFSKGYYSRVTDRLHGRVTRLFMTPLIRSLGELVGPQPLLTFLDSFRYPLAGEFAMVCELAWINRIPGDWGLEIGVLAEVFRNCALRRICQVDLADAYEHKHQALSADNPEAGLLKMTVDIAKSLFRNLASQGVVLSEAVLKTLRATYLQSAQEAIRRYEDDAAINSLHFDRHQERKAVEAFLTGIKLATDTFLVDPLGVPMISNWSRVAHASPDIFRRLVIAVEEDQAWEPASGLGREAKS from the coding sequence TTGTCGGATTTTCTGCAAAACGGCGTCGTGACGGTGCTCCATCGGCTCGGCCGGCCGAACGTCGACCAACTTGAAGCTGAGTTGACGCGTCATGCTCAGATCAACCCCATCGCGTTGGTGCTGCCGGCGCTCTATTCCGAGTTAGAGGGGCCAGCCCTTGGCGGAATCGTCCAGCAGCTTGGGCGGATCGGCTACCTCAACGAGATCGTGGTGGCGCTTGGCCGGGCCTCGGCGCTCGAGTTTCGCCGGGCGAAGGACTATTTCAAATGCCTGCCTCAACATGTGCGGCTCGTGTGGGTGGATGGCCCGCGCATGCAGGAGACTTTGCGAGACCTCACGAGCCTGGGTATCGATGTGGGGCTTCCCGGGAAAGGCCAGTCCTGTTGGCTGGCCTTCGGGTACGTTCTGGCGCGCGGGCGCAGCAACGTCATCGCGCTACACGATGCCGATATCGTGAGCTACCAGCGCGAGTATCTCGCACGGCTCTGTTATCCCGTCGCCAACCCCAATCTCGGCTATGAGTTCAGCAAGGGCTACTATAGCCGCGTGACGGATCGTCTTCACGGGCGTGTGACCAGGCTGTTCATGACGCCGCTGATCCGCAGCCTGGGGGAACTGGTGGGCCCTCAGCCGCTCCTGACGTTCTTGGACAGCTTCCGGTATCCCCTGGCTGGAGAGTTTGCCATGGTATGCGAGTTGGCGTGGATCAATCGGATCCCGGGAGACTGGGGGTTGGAAATCGGGGTGTTGGCCGAAGTCTTTCGCAACTGTGCACTGCGGCGAATTTGCCAGGTCGATCTCGCCGATGCTTACGAGCACAAGCATCAGGCGCTGTCCGCCGACAACCCCGAGGCCGGTCTGTTGAAAATGACCGTGGATATCGCGAAATCCCTCTTCCGGAACCTGGCCAGCCAAGGGGTGGTGTTGTCGGAGGCGGTCTTAAAGACGTTGCGTGCCACCTATCTGCAGTCTGCCCAAGAAGCCATTCGCCGCTATGAGGATGATGCCGCCATCAACAGCCTGCATTTCGACCGGCACCAGGAGCGGAAGGCGGTTGAAGCGTTCCTGACGGGCATCAAACTGGCCACTGACACGTTCCTTGTCGATCCGCTCGGCGTCCCCATGATTTCGAATTGGAGCCGGGTGGCGCATG
- a CDS encoding universal stress protein, whose product MSRRVAMHAPCSVLAVKNSIDVSARVMVGIDGSPMARAAVECLLRLPLPREVRVTAVGVVPPMPFEATEESAQHTRFWCAGEGLLDS is encoded by the coding sequence GTGTCGCGCCGGGTGGCGATGCACGCGCCCTGTTCGGTCCTTGCCGTGAAGAACTCGATCGATGTGTCGGCTCGCGTGATGGTCGGGATCGACGGGTCGCCTATGGCGCGGGCGGCCGTTGAGTGTCTGCTGCGTTTGCCCCTGCCGCGCGAGGTCCGTGTTACGGCTGTAGGTGTGGTGCCGCCAATGCCGTTTGAGGCAACCGAGGAATCGGCACAACACACTCGGTTCTGGTGTGCCGGTGAGGGTCTTCTCGACTCCTAG
- a CDS encoding universal stress protein, producing the protein MDVLCAVDDSPHAQWAVTALQGFCSLRESRLILLKVVAYGIPFPTKGIEALELGEERSEALFDRLKRKVVSSGWKQVRYDVLRGRPVGDIILRAARMGCRTLCIS; encoded by the coding sequence ATGGACGTTCTCTGTGCCGTTGACGACTCGCCGCATGCGCAATGGGCGGTGACAGCTCTCCAAGGTTTTTGTTCGCTTCGCGAGTCCCGTCTCATCCTTCTGAAGGTTGTCGCGTACGGCATCCCGTTTCCGACCAAGGGGATCGAGGCGCTGGAACTCGGAGAAGAGCGGAGCGAGGCGCTCTTCGACCGCCTGAAACGGAAGGTTGTCTCATCCGGCTGGAAGCAGGTCCGCTACGACGTCCTCCGTGGCCGTCCGGTGGGAGACATCATCCTTCGCGCGGCGCGCATGGGGTGCCGGACGTTGTGCATTTCCTGA